GTCCCAACCAACAAAGGACAGCCTCGAACAACAAGATGCTTAAGACATGAGAATGAGACTTCTTCTTTTGGGCGTCGAGCATTAGGAGACCAATCCTTCCATGCCAACATCTCTTCAAACTTCAAAGTGGTTAAGgatgaaaaaggccttgtaccTCCATAAAATTCAAAGCCTATCATTCTTATTGCATGTAGGCCTTTAAGAGATAATTCCTTAAGTGAAGGTAGTTGTCCAATCATAAACAGCGACATAACATTAGGACAATCCCACAAGCATAAAGACACTATTTTATAATATGATGTACAATCTAACCATGATGGGAATATTGCACCATGATAGTTCAAAATAGCAAGATTTTCAAGATTAGTGTGAGGTCGCAGAGAGTCAACCACCTGTGCTTCGCACCCATGATTATGGAGATCTCCCAAATGTTCAGCCCAATGCAAGGATAAGTTGGTAAGGCCTAGCTTTTGAAGCAAATTAGCATCAACAGCATCTATAACTTTTTCCACCTTTTGCAGTTCTGATATGAATAATTCTCCTTCAAGATGTGGCAAGTTCTTTAACTCTTTCAAATGCTCTCAAGTCTTACAACAAATTTGGACAACACAATAAGATTCTTTAAATTACCGATACTCAATGGCATCTCTTTTAGATTCTCGGTATCTCTAATATCAAGAAATTGTAAACTGGCTAACTTTGTGATACCTTGAGGCAACTTTAAAACCTCTTGACAACCTCTTAAAATCAGAGCTTGTAATTTGCACAAGGTGTCAATTGACTCAAGTAGCCTCTCAATACGGGTGTACGAGAAATTGAGATACTGAAGATATTTTAAATCACCAATACAACTCAGTACCTCTATGATGTCACAACAATATAACGAGAATACTCTCAACTACTTCAAGTTTGTTAGCAAGTCATGTAGCACCTTGttggaaataaagaaagagccCCCACAAGATTCATCACGCACCAGAATTAAACTTCTTAGTGCCTTCATTCCTTGATATGGCTTTAGGCATTTTGATGTAACATACCGCGATGGGATGAATGATGCATAACGAGTTTTTTCAAGAGATGATACATCATGTTCATTACTTGCTACCTGAGACCCCCCTGAGCTAAAGCAAGTCCCACCCAAAATTGACTTTGCTAGATCATTCAAaagatcatgcattgaaaaGTTAGATGCGTCAATacttgattgttgaagaaatgacCTAGATACTAACTCATCAAAGTGCTTCCGTCCCAATTTCAAgatattctcattttcttttttcccatctAAGAGTCCCTCTGCTATCCATAAGAGTACCAACTCATCCCTCTCAATTTTGTAATCCGTGGGAAATACCGCACAATAAGCAAAACATCTCTTCAAATAGGAAGGAAGATGGACATAGCTCAATTTTAAAACTGGGAGAACCTCATCATTCTCTGCTGTCAGAAGATcccatattttgttatttaaggTATCTTCCCATTCATCAGGATTACTTTTAGTACGTAGGACACCGCCCAACATCTTTGCCGCCAAAGGTAAACCTTTGCATCTTTCAGCTATTTTCTTGTCTATTATTTTAAAAGCCGGGTGGCTCTCAAAATTTGTTGCTCCAAGAGCATGAAAGGCTAATAAGCTTACACAATTATCAAAGGACAATTCCCTCAAAGGATATGGCGAAGCTCTTGTTATGGAAGCAACATTAAAGTTGTGAGTCGtgatgatgatcttgcttcCCTTAGCCCCCACTTCAAATGGCTTTAAGAGAGCAGTCCATTTTTCATACTTCTCATTCCAGATATTGTCtaaaaccacaagaaacttcttcccAAATAGACTATCCTTCAACTTAACTTGAAGCTCGTTAAGATCACCCTCGCTGGACAATCCGGTGATCGACCGCAAAATATTCTTTGTTATGTCAAAGACATCAAAAGCATATGAGACACAAACCCATGCTCTCTTCTCGAAATAGCTATTCACTTTGGCATTATTATATAGCCGCTGAGCCAAGGCCATCTTTCCAACACCGCCCATCCCAACTGTGGGGACTATGCTTAGTGTGGCATCATAATTTTTGACCTCACGGATCAATAGTTTAAGTATCTccatttcttccttctctctgtCGAAAAACCAAGGCTCTGGCAGAGAACTAGTGGGATCCCTTCTGTTGATGTAGTTGGATCTGTCCACAACATTGTCTTTCAAGCTTAGATAATCCCTCCTTTTGACGATTGCTTCCAACCTACCATTGATATATTGGACCTTAGTGTTAGACACGAGTGAGCCTGGTCgtgtaaaagaaaagaacttcatTTTCCATTCACCTCTACTTGTTCTGGATTCAACCTCTGACTTAACTTGAGTGGCTTTGATGTCGAACTCATCGAGCAAGTCTTCTAGGTCAAAGGCCAAGCCCCTAACATCATCGAGCCACAGCTTCACTAGACAATTACCGCTAAGTTGCTTTTCCTTTGCATCATCCACCACTGCATTAATTGTGACTAGCATCCTCTTCCTGTCATCAAGGATGGTGGTGTCAGTTCCTTCCTGTTGCGCATAGTCTGATGCCAAAGAACTCAACTTGTCAAACAAGACCTGAAAGAAGGAACCCAAAATGATCTCTCCAATGGCCATGGGTAAATCAATCGCTGTAGAGAACAACAAAGGTGTTATGGTGAAGCAAAGTAAAAATGAGATAATGGAAAGAGAAAACTATGAATTTTGGGAAGACCAAGACATCCACTtaccaaaaagaataaaaaaaggaccAAGACTTTCAAGGGATGCACACTAAAGTTTAGACAAATCAAACTAAAATAGTTTTTTGTCCAAGAGTGCCTATTTTGTCAATTGTTCTCCCTTTTCTTCGGATCCAGGCTTTTCTTGTGGGCATCCAAAACAGAGGataaatgtgatttttcttcATATGACCAACTTAGAGTTCACACgtattttcataaaaaacttCATTACTTACGAGTATTGTGTTGGCTTTTCACGCATTCATATATTATTAGAATCTCTATGATTTCATTGTCCTTGTTTTCTACTTTATTGTTGAATATGCGATCAATGTAGGCTTTTACGTGGCAGTTACGGTGCTGAAAATTTGCATATGTTTAAGATATGAGAAGATTATCGGTTCCTCCTTCAATGTGAATGACCATGTAAAGACATCAAAGGCAGCTAATTTTGTCCGTTCAATAAGGAAAACAAAGCACATGCTTTgggctaaacaagaaaaaaggtCAGGTGCACCAACTAATCCATTAACCAAGTTGCTTTAGTTTACTTTTGCAAATAGTGGAGTCAATAATCATTAACTAACATTTCATAATCTACTGAAAATTATACTTTATGCATTAAACCATCGTTCTCTTATCAAGTGATTCCGATTATCAACTATTAACTTAGCACCCTTCGGCAGATCATCGTCGTCATCTTGCTGCAAAGTTTTAACATTGTAACTGCCACTTAAAGCCTATATTGATCGCATATCCACAATATGTGATCAATGAGCGGAATCGTTCGGAGAACACGTGCTTTCCATCCAGCCTTTCGTCTATTTATCTACATCTGTTTGTGCAGCAAGAAGGCATCCCCTCTAGAAGCGTTctttaaacattttgtattctGAATCGTGTGAAGTTCACCCAGACATTACGTGCTCTCCATCAACCATGCATTTCCTATGTACCTTGGATTAAAGCAAAtgtccctcttttctttttgtcttctattGGTCTACgattaagggaaaaaaatgacgAGTTTTCCATAATTTGGTAACATCATAATGAAAAATTCACAAGGAGATTAGAACCATATTAATATGTTTAAcaatatgatttttcatttttggtatGAGCATTTCACTTCTTTCATGTGTtgactttgtattttttttccctctccattttctctatcatatcttttattttctggtAGCGGGAATGCACGATTATAaacatttacttttcatttacactttttttcaatgatttatATCTAAAACATGTACTAAACCCTTAATTACCTGGTTACATGCATTATttgtcccctctctctctctctctctcaggctCATTGGgaaaatatatcatatatattatatacatgtatataatagagagagagagagagagcttaaaTCCATGGAGTGATGTGTTCTTGGCTTCATAGTCCCACCAATTGATTATATATCATAACTTAGAGAGAGCTTAATTCCATGGAGTGATGTGCTCTTGGCTTCACAGCCCCACCAATTGATTATATATCATAAGTTTTTTTGACgccttcaaaaattaaaattaaaattgaccgaCTAAAGATTCTTTAGCATCAATTAGAACTTAAAAGGGGAGTCAACAAATATAAGAAAGTTACTCACTTTTAGGAGCGTACAATATAAAATGACAAGTTGGGCTTTTTAGGGTTGAATAATATTCGAAGTCTGTTCAATACCAGATTGATGTGCAttataaaagatgaacaatccaaaaaaaaaaaaaattccgacaTAATACCTTTTCCTCTAACAAAACATTGAGTCATCGCGTGGTCTTTTTCTAACAAAGcacaattttaatttccataattcaattttttttttatcacgaacACCTTCACATTTTTCTCtatcttgaaagaaaatacatGGATAAGTTTTCCAGCACTAAACTATCATTGGTTTTCACACAATGAAAACAAGTCGTCCACATGCAACGCCCTTGGGGCTTTAGTAGAAACTATTTCATGTGAAGTTTAATTTGCGAATTGACTTAACTCAATTTATTACAGTGGCACACcttaaaagaatactaaatcACAAGCACCTTATTAATTCACTTTACACCTTTTGGTTATGGTAAATCTACTATATCTACATAACAAGGACTTCTTACTATAACAGTAAATATGTGAAAAGACACaacaaaagttatttattttgtttggcacCACGAAATTATAGTAAACGTGAATTTCCTATGTATCTCTTCTAAGAGGAATGAAGCTATCCTATTTAATGGACTAAAATTCCAAACTGGTATGTGATTGTTTcatgtaaaatcccaaacttgtacttAGTAAAATCATTCCACGTCAATGCGTGTTTAATAAAGAGATCAATGATAgagagattaaaaattaatcttaaTGTCCTAATATTactatctaaaaaaaattgaagtaaacAATTCTTTGTTACTGAACTTGACATCAAGTATTTGAGATCAACTTTAATCAAGATCATAGATAAGCATCAAATCGGTTTAAGAACCAAAGTTCTATTGTTGCTATAGCCTCTTCTTTGCCTCCATTAATAGAAAGATTTCAGAAAGAACAGGTGGTTGCTCTCGGGTAATGAACGCCCACCAGATGCTTTAGATAGCAAAGTTGCGGTTGGATCAGTTTGAGAAAAAATAGAGCAAGAAGATAGATGTATCTACCTTTTCCGAGTAAACTTCCTGGAGCAGACCGGTGAACGGGATGAGATCAATGACAGGACTCCAACAAGCACGACCGCTCAGTTCAGACAAGCGGGAGGAGAACACCGTTGAGCAAGGGGATTGGCATGGGTGATGGTGAATCTAAGTGATAAAGAgataagggagagagaaaactatAAAGGCTagaaagaccaagactttcacatgccaaaaacaataaacaaagaccaagactttcaaggGTGCACATCAATGGTTAGAGGAATCGATATAAAATACTTTTTGTCCATAGGTgcttgtgtcacgggccgatcgattgagATCATGACCGTGCGGCGACTCGGGCACTTTAAGATCGGATTGGATCGCCGAAgaacctaagccaagccttgctcaatCGAACGCTTACTCGCTCGTATACCtagatcgtagagagagaaagaatctagagagaagagctctGGAAAGAAGCTTTGCTTTGTATTGTGGAAGTAGTGGATGCTTACAAATGAAGGTAGACACCCcattttatagttgagggcctcagATTACATCCATTGATCTAGAATTCTATCAGCGGATGAGATCGCACCACCTCAACTACCAACATAAtgtcaactaccgacataatgtcaactaccgtctaccgacataaataatgGAACAGACTCCTAGAACATGACTCAATGACGGTTTCGCCCGTCCTTGGAAACTTCAGGGAGAAGGTTTGGTGGGAATCCGAGTGAGAGCAAGAGGTCCACGGGTGAGTCGCGATAGTCCTCTAGGAACCTCTTGGGTCGACTCTCATTAGGCccatgacattctcccccactcaatcaAGCGACGTCCTCGTCGCTCTCAGCTTGGCGGGCAGCCTTGCGAGCTTTGGCACGagctttcttgttcttgttgcGCTTCACTCGGACGCTCACGAATGAAGGACCACAACCTTCGATGATGAACTCGGACTTGGCACGCGGCTTGGTCTTTGGCTTGGACGGAGCACGCGGCGCGCACTCAACCTTGGGGAAGAGCGCTTGGATTGGCATGGCGTGTGTTGGAGTAGGATCCAACTCTCCCTTCGGCTTCACCTCAGACAGCTTGTTGATGCGCATCATggccttcaagctcttgtcgagGCGTTAGATCGACGCGATGGTCTTGGTGTCAACCACCCCTTGATCATGGGGATCATCGACAAGCACTTTTGGTCGAGGATCATCATGCACTTGGTCCTCATGTTGATCATGGCTCCCACACTATGGAAAAATTGCATCCCAAGGATGAGATCATAGTCGTCAAGAGGGATTACCTCGAACGCCATTTTGCCCTTCCATCCGCCAATCTTGAAATCGACGTCGGGTGTTGCTCCAACGCCATGGAAGTCGCCTGAATTGATGGGCTTGTACGACTTCCCGGATGGTTCCACGTGAAGTCCCAAGGCCTTCGCAACCTCggtcgacatgaacatgttgGATGCGCCGGTGTCGACCAAAGCATAAAGCATTCGGCCGCACACTTCGACCTCCACAAAGAACATGTCCGTGTTTGGAgtgattccttcttctttggtcggcGATCGAGTTTGGATCGAGTTGACCATCCTCACAGCTCCAATCCGAATCTGCCTCTTATCTTCTTTGGGcacccccttctcttcttcgaTGGCAAGGAGGGCGTTGATACGACCCTCATCGGGTACTTTTGGGTCCAGTGCGGACCGTTGCAAATAAAGCAAGGAGAGGGCGGAGGTTGATCGAAGTTACTCACATAGTCCGTCTGCGGTCGACCTCTTTGGAAGGACGGCTTGGAAGACCCTTCTCCCCACGTCTTGGCTCAGCCGCCTTGATCGGGCGTGCTTCGGGGAGTGTTTCTTCCTTCGTTATTGGGTCAATCTGACCTCCAATCTCTTGCTCGGTTGTTCCTCGGCTCAACCTTGGTGAGGTCAACGAGAGACTCGGCCATGCTCAATGCTCGCGCAAGACTACTCACGTCCTGCCGCTTCAACTCGAGTTGTGCCCATGGCTTGAGTCCATCCATGAACGCTTCGAAAGCCTCCTCTTCGCTTAGGTTGCAAATTTGGAGTTTGAGCTCCGTGAACTCCTTCACGTACTCTCAGATCGCGCCTCTTTGCTCGAGGAGATGGAGCAAGCTACGAGCTTCTTGTTGAGCGAACTCAGGGAAAAAGTAGTCGCGAAACTCCCTCACGAAGTCGTCCCACGTGTCCACGGGATCAGCGCCGCGTCGAATCTCATCGCACCTATTGTGCCACCACAGCATTGCCGTATCAGTAAGGAACATGGATGCGATTCGTACCTTGATCGACTCGTCTCGAGTGTTGACAGCACCAAAGTATTGCTCTATGCTCCACACGAAGTTGTCCACCTCTTGGGCGGACCGGTTGCCTTTGGACTCCTTGGGTTTTGGTACTTCTATTTTGGGCACCGCTTGAGTAGGCACCGCACCGTTCGTGACGCTTAGCTTGCATAGGGTGAGCTCgatcttgagctcttggatctccaCCTTCAAGGCCTCGACCTCGTCCCTACATGGGCTTACCTCCTCGATTATTTGGACGCGCTCGTTCAAACcatcgatcgatgcttcgaGAGCTTCGTCCTTGTTGAATAATGGAGCCGTGGCTTGGTTGATGCTGGTCATGAAGTCTTCACGGAGCGAGCCCTCAACCTCCATGATCCAGTCTCGCACGtcgtcaagaccttccatgagttCGAGTACGGCACTTCGAACCTTCCCGATCTTCTCATCGAACATAGCCGCAACATCCACCAAGgcatctcttttctttgctttggcGCACGTCTCCTTGACTGGCGCAGCCTCTCCAACCATAGCCGCTTCTTGGCTTGACATTCTCTTGAACAGTTGGCGCTCTTCAATCTCTTGGAAACGAATCTCTctttagctctgataccacttgtcacgggccgatcgattgggatcatGACGGCACGGCGACTCGGGCACTTTAAGATCGGATTGGATTGCCAAagcacctaagccaagccttgctcgatcgaacGCTTACTTGCTCGTAtacccggatcgtagagagagaaagaatctagagagaagagctctTGAAAGAAGCTTTGTTTTGTATTACGGAAGTAGTGTATGCTTACAAATGAAGGAAGACAcccccttttatagttgagggcctcaaATTACATCCATTGATCTAGAATTCTATCAGCGAACGAGATCGCACCGCTTCAACTAACGACATAATGTCAACTACcgtctaccgacataaataagGGAACAAACTCCTAGAATATGACTCAATGACTATTTCACCCGTCCTTGGAAACTTCAGGGAGAAGGTTTGGTGGGAATCTGAGTGAGAGTAGGAGGTCCACGGGTGAGTCGCAATAGTCCTCCAGGAACCTCTTGGGTTGACTCTCATTAGGCATGTGACACTTGTCTCATAATGTTTGGAGAATGTCCTCAgatatttgtagtttccacaatcatatatttttttcatgtatATAAATCATAAACTTGAGAAAACCAATACTTTTCGTTTATGCAACTACAAGTCACCGGAGACAGCTAACTTTTTCTgttcaataagaaaaacaaaagcacaTGCTTTGagataaacaagaaaaagggtCAAGTACATGAACCACACTAACCAATCCATTAAGCAAGTTGCTATCCTCTTAGTCCACAACACATGCATATG
The nucleotide sequence above comes from Eucalyptus grandis isolate ANBG69807.140 chromosome 2, ASM1654582v1, whole genome shotgun sequence. Encoded proteins:
- the LOC104434609 gene encoding putative disease resistance RPP13-like protein 1 yields the protein MAIGEIILGSFFQVLFDKLSSLASDYAQQEGTDTTILDDRKRMLVTINAVVDDAKEKQLSGNCLVKLWLDDVRGLAFDLEDLLDEFDIKATQVKSEVESRTSRGEWKMKFFSFTRPGSLVSNTKVQYINGRLEAIVKRRDYLSLKDNVVDRSNYINRRDPTSSLPEPWFFDREKEEMEILKLLIREVKNYDATLSIVPTVGMGGVGKMALAQRLYNNAKVNSYFEKRAWVCVSYAFDVFDITKNILRSITGLSSEGDLNELQVKLKDSLFGKKFLVVLDNIWNEKYEKWTALLKPFEVGAKGSKIIITTHNFNVASITRASPYPLRELSFDNCVSLLAFHALGATNFESHPAFKIIDKKIAERCKGLPLAAKMLGGVLRTKSNPDEWEDTLNNKIWDLLTAENDEVLPVLKLSYVHLPSYLKRCFAYCAVFPTDYKIERDELTALIRECAAVAVSPLMGFLYTLKYLMMLGARGTGWSIIFPWVIVDLVMPGWVRGVQGGVSSSPG